The window GGGGGATTATGGCAGCCCCACGGGGAATCGAACCCCGACTCTCGGACTGAGAATCCGATGGACTAGCCGTTATCCTATGGGGCCAAAAGCAAATATATTATATCATAAAAAATATATTTTGTAAATATCATAAAGAACCATTATCTTTAAAAATAGTTAAAATTGTCAAAAATAATATTTTTAAATCTAGTAAAAAACTTTTATTCTTTACATAGTATAAATCATATTCTGTTTTAACAATATAATCTTCTAAAGATATTGTATATTTATATTTAACTTGAGCCCAACCGGTAATACCAGGATTGATATATAACCTATAATTATAATAATCTATATTTTCTTCACACATATTATGGAAAGATAACATTTCAGGTCTTGGACCAATAAAATTCATATTACCTTTTAAAATATTAAAAAACTGAGGTAACTCATCTAATCGTGTTTTTCTTAAAAATTTACTAAATGAATGTATATTATCATTGTGAACAGTTCGAAATTTATACATGAAAAATCTATTTTTATTTTTTCCTACTCTTAATTGTTTAAAAATAACAGGCTTTCCAATAATAAAATAGTTTAATATTGAAATTATAACCATTAAAGGAAATGAAATTATTAAAAAGAAGATAGCTAAAAAAATATCGAATATTCTATTTTCTTCTTTTTTTAAAAAGAATTCAGAATAGTAAAATTCAAATTTTTTAAAAACTTCTATAGGAATTCTTTGAAGATGTCTTTCTACTAAATCTGGCAAAATTTCTATAATAATGCCTTGTTTTTTTACATTTTCTAGTTCTTCTTTTATATAATGTTCTAAATCAGGATCTGCTATTAAAACTCTATCATGATATTTTATTCTATCTAAAAAAACATTTGGGCTGGGATTTAAAAAGTCACCAAATGTAATCCGCCCTTTAGTTTTTTTCTCTATTTCATTTGTAATTTCTTCAAAATCTTCTTTTCTACCAATTACCAAATATTTTATCATCTTTCCACCCTATATAACTCAATATTATTATATAATATTCATTCATTATATATTTATATTATAATATGTAATTATCCTAAATTCAATAACCATTTTATTGAGGTTTTATCAAAAATGTTTTCCAAAGTATTAAAAATTCCAATTTTTTGGAATTGGTTAATCAAAAAAGTTTCTTCTTTTATTATTGAATAAAAATCCTTTTTTTCAATAATTTGGTCTTCATATTTTTCTATTAATTCATCAATATCGTCAATTTCAAAAGAATTATCCTTTTTAATAATAATATCTAATTCTAAATCTATAAATTCTATAATATCATTGTTTTTAATATATTTTCCAAAATCAATATATATCAAATAATCCTCTAAATGTGAATTTTTATCTGTTAAAAAAGAAGTTAGCATTAGATAACTATTTGGAAGTATCAATCTCTTAATTTTTTTAATAGAATTATGATTATCTAATACTATCCAATTTCTTTCTAAACCAACAGAATTATTAAAATTAAAAATACTTTCTATATATACGTTTACTTCTCTAGTAGGTGAAATTAAATGTTCTTTTTTATTTATTAAATCAAATTTATAATGTTTCATAAAATCCCCCCTATGTAAAAAAAATGAGGATTACATCCTCATTAAAATCCTCTAATATCTGGAAGTTCTTCTTTCTCTGTGAAAAATCTTTTCAAGTTATTTAACTCATCATTAAGAATATCTCTATTAGTAACTATTTTAAAACTTAAACCAATTAAAAATGTTTTTACTAATTCAGTGTGTCTTTCTAAATCATCAATACCAATTTCGTGCAATTTTAAAAACTCTTTTATACTTTCTGAGAATTTTTTATCCAACAATCTAGCTCTATTTGATACATCTTTTTGTCTAAATGGATAAGTTAAAATTTGAGAAAAAGTAATCATATATTTTGGAGGAGTAAATAGTTGTCTAATTTTTTGTTCTGCAGTCATAGTTCTTTTTTTAAATATTTCATCTATCCAATCTTCTAAGATACCTTCTGCTGTAGCTACTAAAGCACCATCTTTTGAACCAAAATAATAATGTAAAGAAGCTATTGTTAAATTTGACATTTCAGAAATATGTCTTGTTGTAGCTTCTGCTATAGATTCTTCAGTAATTATAGTAATAATAGATTCCATTAAATTTTCTTTTCTTTTTGCTCTTAAAGTTGGATTTGGACGTCTTGCCATAAAAATTAACCTCCTTTTTATTATCGGATAAACAAATTATATCATCATTTTATATAATTGTCAAATCATCTGCTTATTTTATTAA of the Marinitoga litoralis genome contains:
- a CDS encoding sugar transferase; translation: MIKYLVIGRKEDFEEITNEIEKKTKGRITFGDFLNPSPNVFLDRIKYHDRVLIADPDLEHYIKEELENVKKQGIIIEILPDLVERHLQRIPIEVFKKFEFYYSEFFLKKEENRIFDIFLAIFFLIISFPLMVIISILNYFIIGKPVIFKQLRVGKNKNRFFMYKFRTVHNDNIHSFSKFLRKTRLDELPQFFNILKGNMNFIGPRPEMLSFHNMCEENIDYYNYRLYINPGITGWAQVKYKYTISLEDYIVKTEYDLYYVKNKSFLLDLKILFLTILTIFKDNGSL
- a CDS encoding DUF402 domain-containing protein, which translates into the protein MKHYKFDLINKKEHLISPTREVNVYIESIFNFNNSVGLERNWIVLDNHNSIKKIKRLILPNSYLMLTSFLTDKNSHLEDYLIYIDFGKYIKNNDIIEFIDLELDIIIKKDNSFEIDDIDELIEKYEDQIIEKKDFYSIIKEETFLINQFQKIGIFNTLENIFDKTSIKWLLNLG
- a CDS encoding TetR/AcrR family transcriptional regulator; the encoded protein is MARRPNPTLRAKRKENLMESIITIITEESIAEATTRHISEMSNLTIASLHYYFGSKDGALVATAEGILEDWIDEIFKKRTMTAEQKIRQLFTPPKYMITFSQILTYPFRQKDVSNRARLLDKKFSESIKEFLKLHEIGIDDLERHTELVKTFLIGLSFKIVTNRDILNDELNNLKRFFTEKEELPDIRGF